Proteins from a genomic interval of Streptomyces fodineus:
- a CDS encoding DMT family transporter, giving the protein MIELAAAFAVTGAASNAVGTAFQRKAASASSRGGLRLLAELVRRPFWVIGMCGVVGAALFQSLALVNGPLALVQPLFILELPFALLVAAPLMHRRLPRSGWWGVGGCVAGLAVLLVAAAPHGAADHAPLTRWIPALCLCLGGMATAVLLSGRDRPPARRAALLATASAAGNALTAALLKSATGTFADHGFTAFLRSWQTYGFALTGVAAVLLLENALQAGPLAAAQPALTIGDAVVSLTLGMTLFGERIRMGWWLVPELCGALLIVVGVVVLSRAVQHITVVPVAAEQRHAAA; this is encoded by the coding sequence GTGATCGAACTGGCCGCGGCGTTCGCCGTCACGGGAGCGGCGAGCAACGCCGTGGGCACCGCCTTCCAGCGCAAGGCCGCGTCCGCCAGCAGCCGCGGCGGGCTCCGGCTGCTCGCGGAGCTGGTGCGCCGGCCCTTCTGGGTGATCGGCATGTGCGGTGTCGTCGGCGCCGCGCTGTTCCAGAGCCTGGCCCTGGTCAACGGCCCGCTCGCACTGGTCCAGCCGCTGTTCATCCTGGAGCTGCCCTTCGCGCTGCTCGTCGCCGCGCCGCTGATGCACCGGCGGCTGCCCCGCTCGGGCTGGTGGGGCGTCGGCGGCTGTGTGGCGGGCCTGGCCGTACTCCTGGTCGCCGCCGCCCCGCACGGCGCCGCCGACCATGCCCCGCTCACCCGCTGGATCCCGGCCCTGTGTCTGTGCCTCGGCGGGATGGCCACCGCCGTGCTGCTGTCCGGCCGGGACCGCCCGCCGGCCCGGCGTGCCGCGCTCCTGGCCACCGCCTCCGCCGCGGGCAACGCGCTGACCGCCGCCCTCCTGAAGTCGGCCACCGGCACCTTCGCCGACCACGGCTTCACGGCGTTCCTGCGGTCCTGGCAGACGTACGGCTTCGCACTCACCGGGGTCGCCGCCGTGCTCCTGCTGGAGAACGCGCTCCAGGCGGGCCCGCTGGCCGCGGCGCAGCCGGCGCTGACCATCGGCGACGCGGTGGTGAGCCTGACCCTCGGCATGACCCTGTTCGGCGAGCGGATCCGCATGGGCTGGTGGCTCGTACCGGAGCTGTGCGGTGCCCTGCTGATCGTCGTGGGGGTGGTGGTCCTCAGCCGGGCCGTCCAGCACATCACGGTGGTACCGGTGGCGGCCGAACAGCGACATGCGGCGGCCTGA
- a CDS encoding TetR/AcrR family transcriptional regulator codes for MTDSESAARTESARPSRPGRGGKRERLVKAAVQVFHEQGVEKTTLGDIAGVAEVPVGNVYYYFKTKDQLVEAAVDAHCEQLDALTARLDALPDPAARLKALVAGWVDQRETAARFGCPFGTLATELDKRDDGLGEAAAKVMRALLDWVESQFAQLGRTDAAALSVELVAAYQGMSVLTHTLRDPGLMAAQGERLKSWIDGLAAR; via the coding sequence GTGACTGACTCAGAATCCGCCGCCAGGACCGAGTCCGCGCGGCCGAGCCGACCCGGCCGGGGCGGCAAGCGCGAGCGTCTGGTGAAGGCGGCCGTCCAGGTCTTCCACGAGCAGGGTGTGGAGAAGACCACCCTCGGCGACATCGCCGGGGTGGCCGAGGTGCCGGTGGGCAATGTGTACTACTACTTCAAGACCAAGGACCAGCTGGTAGAGGCCGCGGTGGACGCCCACTGCGAGCAACTCGACGCGCTCACCGCCCGGTTGGACGCCCTGCCCGATCCGGCCGCCCGGCTGAAGGCGCTCGTCGCCGGCTGGGTCGATCAGCGCGAGACCGCGGCCCGCTTCGGCTGCCCCTTCGGCACTCTCGCCACCGAGCTCGACAAGCGTGACGACGGGTTGGGGGAGGCCGCCGCGAAGGTCATGCGGGCCCTGCTCGACTGGGTGGAGTCCCAGTTCGCCCAGCTCGGCCGCACCGACGCCGCCGCCCTCTCCGTCGAACTCGTCGCGGCCTACCAGGGCATGTCCGTCCTCACCCACACCCTGCGCGACCCAGGCCTGATGGCCGCCCAGGGCGAACGCCTGAAGTCCTGGATCGACGGGCTCGCGGCGCGCTGA
- a CDS encoding SDR family oxidoreductase, with amino-acid sequence MIVVTGATGNVGRALVAGLTEAGEAVTAVARRIGKEDMPPGVRAVAADLAEPQSLAPALEGAKALFLLVAGEDPAGILRRATAAGAAKVVLLSSQGVAARPEMYAHAARFEAAVAESGPTFTVLRSGGLASNALAWAEPVRRHRTAAAPFADVALPFVDPDDVAAVAAAVLRGDGHDGATYTLTGPEPTTPRQRAAAIAAALGEPVTFVEQSREEARAQMIQFMPPAAVEGTLAVLGAPTPQEQAVGTDVERLLGRPATPFSAWAARNVAAFR; translated from the coding sequence ATGATCGTTGTCACGGGCGCCACCGGGAATGTCGGACGCGCGCTGGTCGCCGGGTTGACCGAGGCCGGGGAGGCGGTGACGGCCGTCGCCCGGCGCATCGGCAAGGAGGACATGCCGCCGGGCGTGCGGGCCGTCGCCGCAGATCTCGCCGAGCCGCAGAGCCTCGCGCCCGCACTGGAGGGCGCCAAGGCACTGTTCCTGCTGGTGGCGGGCGAGGATCCGGCAGGCATCCTGCGCCGGGCGACCGCGGCGGGTGCGGCCAAGGTGGTGCTGCTGTCTTCGCAGGGGGTGGCCGCTCGGCCGGAGATGTACGCGCATGCGGCACGCTTCGAGGCGGCAGTGGCCGAGTCGGGGCCGACGTTCACCGTGCTGCGTTCGGGCGGGCTGGCGTCCAACGCGCTGGCCTGGGCCGAGCCGGTGCGCCGACACCGCACCGCTGCGGCACCCTTCGCCGATGTGGCGCTGCCGTTCGTCGACCCGGACGACGTCGCCGCGGTGGCGGCGGCCGTGCTGCGCGGGGACGGGCACGACGGTGCCACCTACACGCTGACCGGCCCTGAACCCACCACCCCGCGGCAGCGGGCCGCCGCGATCGCCGCCGCGCTCGGCGAGCCGGTGACCTTCGTGGAACAGAGCCGCGAGGAGGCCCGCGCACAGATGATCCAGTTCATGCCGCCCGCCGCCGTCGAGGGGACCCTCGCCGTCCTCGGCGCGCCGACCCCACAGGAGCAGGCGGTCGGCACAGACGTGGAACGCCTGCTCGGCCGCCCCGCGACTCCCTTCTCCGCGTGGGCGGCCCGCAATGTGGCGGCGTTCCGCTGA
- a CDS encoding universal stress protein, producing MAPHGTTGGDPAGDVVVGVSDSLAGLAALRRGILEARRTGRTLVAVRAWEPPEGEALYRRWPEPSWTRLWADEARQRLDRAFESAAGGPPAGLRIVRRVVRGPAGPVLCSIASSPDDLLVIGMARPRSPAARLLHRRPVHRHIPARAKCEVLVVAGPRLLPREARMLRRGELLERRGRTARLVP from the coding sequence ATGGCACCTCATGGAACGACAGGTGGCGATCCGGCCGGAGATGTCGTCGTCGGGGTGAGCGACTCGCTCGCCGGGCTGGCCGCGTTGCGCCGCGGCATCCTGGAAGCCCGCAGAACCGGTCGCACACTGGTGGCCGTCCGAGCCTGGGAGCCGCCGGAGGGCGAGGCCCTCTACCGACGCTGGCCCGAGCCCTCGTGGACCCGCCTGTGGGCCGACGAGGCACGGCAACGGCTGGACCGGGCCTTCGAGTCGGCCGCCGGCGGCCCCCCGGCAGGCCTGCGGATCGTACGGCGGGTGGTCAGGGGCCCCGCGGGACCGGTGCTCTGCTCGATCGCGTCGTCCCCGGACGACCTGCTGGTCATCGGCATGGCCAGGCCCCGGAGCCCGGCGGCCCGGCTGCTGCACCGCAGGCCGGTGCACCGGCACATCCCGGCCCGGGCCAAGTGCGAGGTCCTGGTCGTGGCCGGCCCCCGGCTGCTGCCGCGCGAGGCGCGGATGCTGCGCCGCGGCGAACTCCTGGAGCGGCGGGGCCGGACGGCCCGGCTGGTGCCGTAG
- a CDS encoding RidA family protein yields MTERRAILSGSAFEEQIGYARAVVDGDWVHVSGTTGFDYTTMTISDDVVEQAEQCLRNIEAALTEARCTFADVVRVRYLLPDRADFEPCWPVLRRCFGEIRPAATMLECGLADPRMKIEIEVYARRSAA; encoded by the coding sequence ATGACAGAGCGACGAGCGATCCTCAGCGGCTCGGCCTTCGAGGAACAGATCGGTTACGCCCGTGCCGTGGTCGACGGCGACTGGGTGCATGTGTCCGGGACCACCGGGTTCGACTACACCACCATGACGATCTCGGACGACGTGGTCGAGCAGGCCGAGCAGTGCCTGCGCAACATCGAGGCCGCGCTCACCGAGGCGCGCTGCACCTTCGCCGACGTGGTGCGGGTGCGCTATCTGCTGCCGGACCGCGCCGACTTCGAGCCCTGCTGGCCGGTGCTGCGCCGCTGCTTCGGCGAGATCCGGCCGGCCGCGACCATGCTGGAGTGCGGTCTCGCCGACCCCCGCATGAAAATCGAGATCGAGGTGTACGCCCGCCGCAGTGCGGCTTGA
- a CDS encoding LysR family transcriptional regulator, whose protein sequence is MDRPELPLPQLHAFLVLAEELHFGHAAARLGVAQPPLSQQIRRLEEKVGHALFEREPGRVTLSPAGRALLPAARQALTGLADGLAAARAVGSGRSGRLRIGFAASLALTVLPGLLRDFRQRFPEAELDIHEMTTAPQLAALRDRAIDIGLLREPPDDDSELDFRTVLSEPFVAVLPAAHPLATQRALLLAQLADEPFVLLPRVVGPRLYDRITGLCEEAGFTPRISQHAVEWQTVCALVETGLGVSVAPASIRRIRLKGVAFRRIDPATARTRVAVAWRGNDRNPLVPRLLETIGQQRHGHPDHRRDAHGSRPAPL, encoded by the coding sequence ATGGACCGCCCCGAACTTCCGCTGCCGCAGCTGCACGCTTTCCTCGTGCTGGCCGAGGAACTCCACTTCGGCCACGCCGCCGCACGTCTGGGCGTCGCCCAGCCCCCGCTGAGCCAGCAGATCCGCCGCCTGGAGGAGAAGGTCGGACACGCGCTCTTCGAGCGTGAACCGGGGCGCGTGACGCTCAGCCCGGCCGGCCGCGCCCTGCTCCCGGCCGCCCGGCAGGCCCTGACCGGACTCGCCGACGGGCTGGCCGCGGCGCGGGCCGTCGGCAGCGGCCGGTCCGGACGGCTGCGGATCGGCTTCGCCGCCTCGCTGGCCCTGACCGTCCTGCCGGGCCTGCTGCGTGACTTCCGGCAGCGGTTTCCCGAGGCCGAGCTCGACATCCACGAGATGACCACGGCTCCGCAACTCGCCGCCCTGCGCGACAGGGCGATCGACATCGGCCTGCTGCGGGAGCCCCCGGACGACGACTCCGAGCTGGACTTCAGGACCGTACTCAGCGAACCGTTCGTGGCCGTGCTGCCGGCCGCGCACCCCCTGGCCACCCAACGGGCGCTGCTGCTCGCACAGTTGGCGGACGAGCCGTTCGTCCTGCTGCCGCGTGTGGTAGGCCCCCGGCTGTACGACCGGATCACCGGCCTGTGCGAGGAGGCGGGGTTCACGCCCCGGATCTCGCAGCACGCGGTGGAGTGGCAGACCGTGTGCGCCCTGGTGGAGACCGGGCTGGGGGTGTCCGTGGCGCCGGCGAGCATCCGCCGCATCCGGCTCAAGGGCGTGGCCTTCCGCCGGATCGATCCGGCCACCGCGCGCACCCGGGTCGCCGTCGCCTGGCGCGGGAACGACCGCAATCCCCTGGTCCCCCGGCTGCTGGAGACGATCGGTCAGCAGCGGCACGGACACCCAGATCACCGCCGCGACGCACACGGCAGTCGACCAGCTCCGCTCTGA
- a CDS encoding acyl-CoA dehydrogenase family protein, which yields MSTLDILSEDEQFVVRTVRDFVDKEVKPVARELEHTDTYPAALIERMKQLGVFGLAIPEEYGGTPVSAPCYVLITEELARGWMSLAGAMGGHTVVARLLLHFGTEEQKQRCLPRMAGGEVRATLALTEPGGGSDLQAMRTVARRDGDGYVVNGTKTWITNSRRSRLIALLCKTDPGASPAHRGTSVLLVEHGPGLTVSRDLPKLGYKGVESCELTFEDYRAPADALLGGVEGKGFVHMMKGLETGRLQVAARALGVGRAALEDSLAYARERESFGKPIWQHQSIGNYLADMATSLTAARQLTLYAAREAEAGRRVDMEAGMAKLFASETAMQIALNAVRIHGGYGYSTEFDVERYFRDAPLMIVGEGTNEIQRNVIASQLIKRGGLDA from the coding sequence ATGAGCACTCTCGACATCCTGTCCGAGGACGAGCAGTTCGTCGTCCGCACGGTGCGCGATTTCGTGGACAAGGAGGTCAAGCCGGTCGCCCGGGAGCTGGAGCACACCGACACCTATCCCGCGGCGCTGATCGAACGGATGAAACAGCTCGGTGTCTTCGGCCTCGCCATCCCCGAGGAATACGGCGGCACACCCGTCTCCGCACCCTGCTACGTGCTGATCACCGAAGAGCTGGCACGCGGCTGGATGAGCCTGGCCGGTGCGATGGGCGGACACACGGTCGTCGCCAGGCTGCTGCTGCACTTCGGCACCGAGGAGCAGAAGCAGCGCTGTCTGCCGCGGATGGCCGGCGGCGAGGTCCGAGCGACCCTGGCCCTGACCGAACCGGGCGGCGGCTCGGATCTGCAGGCGATGCGCACCGTGGCCCGCAGGGACGGCGACGGCTACGTGGTCAACGGCACGAAGACCTGGATCACCAACTCCCGCCGCTCCCGGCTGATCGCGCTGCTGTGCAAGACCGACCCGGGGGCGAGTCCGGCGCACCGGGGAACCTCCGTCCTCCTGGTCGAGCACGGACCCGGTCTGACGGTCTCCCGTGACCTGCCCAAGCTCGGCTACAAGGGCGTCGAGAGCTGCGAGTTGACCTTCGAGGACTACCGGGCTCCGGCGGACGCGCTGCTCGGCGGAGTCGAGGGCAAGGGGTTCGTGCACATGATGAAGGGCCTGGAGACGGGCCGGTTGCAGGTGGCCGCCCGGGCCCTCGGGGTGGGCCGCGCCGCGCTGGAGGACTCGCTCGCCTATGCGCGGGAGCGCGAGTCGTTCGGCAAGCCGATCTGGCAGCACCAGTCGATCGGGAACTACCTGGCCGACATGGCGACATCCCTGACCGCGGCCCGCCAGCTCACCCTGTACGCGGCGCGGGAGGCGGAGGCCGGCCGCCGGGTGGACATGGAGGCGGGGATGGCGAAGCTGTTCGCCTCCGAGACCGCGATGCAGATCGCTCTCAACGCGGTCCGCATTCACGGAGGTTACGGCTACTCGACCGAGTTCGATGTCGAGCGCTACTTCCGCGACGCCCCGTTGATGATCGTCGGCGAGGGTACGAACGAGATCCAACGGAACGTCATCGCGAGCCAGCTGATCAAGCGGGGAGGGCTCGACGCGTGA
- a CDS encoding aldo/keto reductase, which produces MQYRTLGRTGVQVSSLALGAMNFGRIGRITQDEATAVVDAALEGGINLIDTADMYGEGESEEIVGKAIAGRRDDIVLATKASLPMGDERNHQGSSRRWLVTALDNSLRRLGVDHVDLYQIHRWDPSAGDEETLSALTDLQRAGKIRYFGSSTFPAYRIVQAQWAAREHHLSRYVTEQPSYSVLQRGIETHVLPVTEEYGLGVLVWSPLASGWLSGAIREGRDITTNRSASMPQRFDITVPANRARLEAVEQLARVADEAGLTMIQLALGFATAHPAVTSALVGPRTLDHLRSQLAAADTVLTADVLDAIDAIVAPGVDLAPDEKYDTPPALLDPSLRRRRVS; this is translated from the coding sequence ATGCAGTACCGCACCTTGGGCCGTACCGGCGTACAGGTCAGCTCCCTCGCGCTCGGCGCGATGAATTTCGGCAGGATCGGACGCATCACCCAGGACGAGGCCACCGCCGTCGTCGACGCCGCTCTCGAGGGCGGGATCAACCTGATCGACACCGCCGACATGTACGGCGAAGGTGAGTCGGAGGAGATCGTCGGCAAGGCCATCGCCGGCCGCCGCGACGACATCGTCCTGGCGACGAAGGCGAGCCTGCCGATGGGCGACGAACGTAACCACCAGGGCAGTTCGCGCCGCTGGCTGGTCACCGCGCTGGACAACAGCCTGCGCCGTCTCGGCGTCGACCACGTGGACCTCTACCAGATCCACCGGTGGGACCCCAGCGCCGGCGACGAGGAGACGCTGTCGGCGCTGACCGACCTGCAACGCGCGGGAAAGATCCGGTACTTCGGCTCCTCGACCTTCCCTGCCTACCGCATCGTCCAGGCGCAGTGGGCCGCCCGCGAGCATCACCTGAGCCGTTATGTCACCGAACAGCCGAGCTACTCCGTCCTGCAGCGCGGGATCGAGACGCACGTGCTGCCCGTGACCGAGGAGTACGGGCTCGGTGTGCTGGTGTGGAGCCCGCTGGCCTCGGGCTGGCTTTCGGGCGCGATCCGGGAGGGCCGGGACATCACCACCAACCGCTCGGCGTCCATGCCGCAACGCTTCGACATCACCGTCCCCGCCAACCGGGCCAGGCTCGAAGCCGTCGAGCAACTCGCCCGGGTCGCCGACGAGGCCGGCCTGACGATGATCCAGCTCGCGCTCGGCTTCGCGACCGCGCATCCCGCCGTGACCAGCGCACTCGTCGGCCCCCGCACACTGGACCACCTGCGCTCGCAACTGGCGGCCGCCGACACCGTGTTGACCGCCGACGTACTCGACGCGATCGACGCCATCGTGGCCCCCGGTGTCGACCTGGCCCCCGACGAGAAGTACGACACCCCGCCCGCGCTGCTAGACCCGTCGCTGCGTCGTCGCCGGGTGTCGTAG
- a CDS encoding trypsin-like serine peptidase, translating into MVPGTRIARYAAVCAAALLLCTGLSTTASADSIAAGPNPLADQLDAYWTPARMAAALPADLGKGTEPGTTAAGASPAVDGPRPGEYIPPSWSFDGIPQAGTFFWTDATGTGRTCSGSVVRSPGRDLVLSAGHCLKGYAGTSPKRHLAFVPQYHDARKPFGIFPVRTDGVYVPPEYYDLGEHAGAEYDFAFAVTEPNQDGTRLEDAVGGVRLLTGTGYYHAPVRMIGYPAGAEKPLECFGWTTRWDSDDPADPGTFPRIACDAFVGGTSGGPMLVPTPGGWAAIGVIGGYHTGGNTPQISYSAYFGSATQALYRAAVTGAAPAGPRLTTGS; encoded by the coding sequence ATGGTGCCCGGGACCAGGATCGCGCGATACGCCGCCGTCTGTGCGGCAGCCCTTCTGCTCTGTACCGGCCTCAGTACCACGGCATCCGCCGACAGCATCGCGGCCGGCCCGAACCCGCTCGCCGACCAGCTCGACGCCTACTGGACGCCGGCCCGCATGGCGGCCGCGCTGCCCGCCGACCTCGGCAAGGGCACCGAGCCCGGTACGACGGCGGCCGGCGCCTCTCCTGCCGTGGACGGACCGCGGCCGGGCGAGTACATCCCGCCGAGCTGGAGCTTCGACGGCATCCCCCAGGCGGGCACGTTCTTCTGGACGGACGCCACCGGTACCGGCCGCACCTGCAGCGGTTCGGTCGTGCGCAGTCCCGGGCGCGACCTGGTGCTGAGCGCCGGACACTGCCTGAAGGGCTATGCGGGCACCTCGCCCAAGCGCCACCTGGCCTTCGTTCCGCAGTACCACGACGCCCGTAAACCGTTCGGGATCTTCCCGGTGCGCACCGATGGCGTCTACGTCCCGCCGGAGTACTACGACCTGGGCGAACACGCGGGGGCCGAGTACGACTTCGCCTTCGCGGTCACCGAGCCCAACCAGGACGGAACACGCCTGGAGGACGCGGTCGGTGGGGTACGGCTGCTGACCGGGACCGGCTACTACCACGCCCCGGTACGGATGATCGGCTACCCGGCGGGGGCGGAGAAGCCCCTGGAGTGCTTCGGCTGGACCACCAGGTGGGACAGTGACGACCCGGCGGACCCGGGCACGTTCCCGCGTATCGCCTGCGACGCCTTCGTGGGCGGAACCAGCGGCGGCCCGATGCTCGTGCCCACGCCCGGTGGCTGGGCGGCCATCGGAGTGATCGGCGGCTATCACACGGGCGGCAACACCCCGCAGATCTCCTACAGCGCCTACTTCGGCAGCGCCACCCAGGCCCTCTACCGGGCAGCGGTCACGGGCGCCGCGCCGGCCGGACCACGTCTCACCACCGGCTCGTAG
- a CDS encoding APC family permease yields MAVSEAAPDPKTQKPGLRREIGFVGLIWASEGSIIGSGWLFGAQGALAAAGPAAIISWAIGGLAILILALVHAELGGMYPVSGGTARFPHYAFGGAAGASFGWFSWLQAATVAPIEVLAMITYGQHYSWASGWEKVKGGEHVLTPTGIAVAVGLMALITAINFLSIRLLARTNSAATWWKVGVPLLTIFVFAIAQFHTANFTAADGFNPYGAKGILSAVSTSGIIFALLGFEQADQLAGESANPKRDIPRAVIGSIVIGILIYILLQVAFLAALPASQIGSHWANSAFTALSGPFAQVATLISLGWLATVLYLDAVISPAGTGLIYITGSSRVSYGLSRNGYVPSAFETTNRRGVPWVGLITAFVVGCICFLPFPSWRSLVGLITSASVLMYAGAPLSFGVFRNRLPDAHRPYRLPGGGWLSPLAFIVANLLILWSGWTTDWKLGVAILLGYVILVANRVFKMNPITPQLDLRAAQWLPVYLVGMGLIVYLSDFGPLKHPWFPLWWDIGVTAVFSLVIYYWAMAVALPSEQIQQLIDQVVVPEEEDIL; encoded by the coding sequence ATGGCCGTTTCAGAGGCGGCACCCGACCCGAAGACGCAGAAGCCCGGGCTGCGGCGTGAGATCGGCTTCGTCGGTCTCATCTGGGCCTCGGAGGGGTCCATCATCGGGTCCGGTTGGCTTTTCGGCGCACAAGGTGCCCTGGCGGCGGCCGGGCCGGCAGCCATCATCTCCTGGGCCATCGGTGGCCTCGCGATCCTCATCCTGGCGCTGGTACACGCCGAGCTGGGCGGTATGTATCCGGTCTCGGGCGGTACCGCCCGTTTCCCGCACTACGCCTTCGGCGGCGCCGCGGGCGCGTCGTTCGGCTGGTTCTCCTGGCTGCAGGCGGCCACGGTGGCGCCCATCGAGGTGCTGGCGATGATCACCTACGGCCAGCACTACTCCTGGGCGAGCGGCTGGGAGAAGGTCAAGGGCGGCGAACACGTCCTGACCCCGACCGGTATCGCCGTCGCGGTCGGGCTGATGGCGCTCATCACCGCCATCAACTTCCTCAGCATCCGGCTGCTGGCCCGCACCAACAGCGCCGCGACCTGGTGGAAGGTCGGCGTCCCGCTGCTGACGATCTTCGTGTTCGCCATCGCCCAGTTCCACACCGCGAACTTCACCGCGGCCGACGGCTTCAACCCGTACGGGGCCAAGGGCATCCTGTCCGCCGTCTCCACCAGCGGCATCATCTTCGCGCTGCTGGGCTTCGAACAGGCCGACCAGCTCGCCGGCGAGAGCGCCAACCCCAAGCGGGACATCCCGCGGGCGGTGATCGGCTCGATCGTCATCGGCATCCTCATCTACATCCTGCTGCAGGTCGCCTTCCTCGCCGCGCTGCCCGCCTCCCAGATCGGCAGCCACTGGGCGAACTCCGCCTTCACCGCGCTGAGCGGGCCCTTCGCCCAGGTCGCCACGCTCATCAGCCTGGGCTGGCTGGCCACGGTCCTCTATCTCGACGCCGTGATCTCCCCCGCCGGCACCGGTCTGATCTACATCACCGGCTCCTCCCGGGTCTCCTACGGCCTGAGCCGCAACGGTTATGTGCCCTCCGCCTTCGAGACCACCAACCGGCGCGGTGTTCCCTGGGTCGGTCTGATCACCGCCTTCGTGGTCGGCTGCATCTGCTTCCTGCCCTTCCCCAGCTGGCGTTCCCTGGTCGGCCTGATCACCAGCGCCAGCGTGCTGATGTACGCCGGCGCCCCGCTCTCCTTCGGGGTGTTCCGCAACCGGCTGCCCGACGCCCACCGGCCCTACCGGCTGCCCGGCGGCGGCTGGCTGTCGCCGCTCGCCTTCATCGTCGCCAACCTGCTGATCCTGTGGTCGGGTTGGACCACCGACTGGAAGCTCGGCGTGGCCATCCTGCTCGGCTATGTCATCCTGGTCGCCAACCGGGTGTTCAAGATGAACCCCATCACTCCCCAGCTCGACCTGCGCGCCGCGCAGTGGCTGCCGGTCTATCTGGTGGGCATGGGACTCATCGTGTACCTCAGCGACTTCGGGCCGCTCAAGCACCCCTGGTTCCCGCTGTGGTGGGACATCGGCGTCACCGCCGTCTTCAGCCTCGTCATCTACTACTGGGCCATGGCGGTCGCCCTGCCCAGCGAACAGATCCAGCAGCTGATCGACCAGGTCGTCGTACCGGAGGAGGAGGACATCCTCTGA
- a CDS encoding arabinofuranosidase catalytic domain-containing protein encodes MRASPRPLASLLAVIALVLGALLGLPGPSQAAGSLPCDIYGGSGTPCVAAHSTVRALFSSYDGPLYRVTRASDGAGADIGLLAPGGYADAGRQDRFCADTTCAITKIYDQTARHNDLTPGPAGTSGMGADRGADASEIPVTAGGHKVYGVWISPGVGYRYTGAASGVAVNGRPEGAYMVASGTHVGSACCFDYGNAESTPADTGNGHMDAVSLATTCYFAPCTGSGPWVEADLENGMFQGDNGSNTANRGNGSTFVTAVLKNNGQTRYALKGGDAQSGALTTWWDGALPTRGGYQPMQQEGGIILGTGGDNSNWNMGTFFEGVMVSGYPSDAAENAVQANIVSVGYSGETNVPGGPQGTVTGPGGKCVDVAADDTGTDGAAVQLWDCQSYAEDQHWTHRADGSLATIGRCLDIDGNGTANGTQVELWDCNGVGGQRWVQQGDGSLLNPQSGRCLDSPSGATGNGTRLQIWDCNGSPAQKFRLG; translated from the coding sequence ATGCGCGCAAGCCCCAGACCGCTCGCGTCGCTCCTGGCCGTCATCGCCCTCGTCCTGGGCGCGTTGCTCGGCCTGCCCGGACCGTCACAGGCCGCCGGGTCGCTGCCCTGCGACATCTACGGCGGCTCGGGCACCCCTTGCGTCGCCGCGCACAGCACGGTGCGCGCGCTGTTCTCCTCCTACGACGGCCCGCTGTACCGGGTCACCCGTGCCTCCGACGGGGCCGGCGCCGACATCGGGCTGCTGGCCCCGGGCGGTTACGCCGACGCCGGCCGGCAGGACAGGTTCTGCGCGGACACCACGTGCGCGATCACGAAGATCTACGACCAGACCGCCCGGCACAACGACCTCACCCCCGGCCCGGCGGGCACCTCCGGCATGGGCGCGGACCGGGGCGCCGACGCCTCCGAGATCCCCGTCACCGCCGGCGGGCACAAGGTGTACGGCGTGTGGATCTCGCCGGGAGTCGGCTACCGGTACACGGGTGCCGCCTCCGGTGTCGCCGTCAACGGCCGTCCGGAGGGCGCCTACATGGTGGCCAGCGGCACCCACGTCGGCTCCGCCTGCTGCTTCGACTACGGCAACGCCGAGAGCACACCGGCCGACACCGGCAACGGACACATGGACGCCGTCAGCCTGGCGACCACCTGCTACTTCGCGCCCTGCACCGGCTCCGGGCCCTGGGTCGAGGCCGACCTGGAGAACGGCATGTTCCAGGGCGACAACGGCTCCAACACCGCCAACCGGGGCAACGGCAGCACCTTCGTCACCGCCGTGCTGAAGAACAACGGGCAGACGCGGTACGCGCTCAAGGGCGGCGACGCCCAGTCGGGTGCGCTCACGACCTGGTGGGACGGCGCCCTGCCCACTCGCGGAGGCTACCAGCCCATGCAGCAGGAGGGCGGCATCATCCTCGGCACGGGCGGTGACAACAGCAACTGGAACATGGGCACGTTCTTCGAGGGCGTGATGGTCTCCGGTTACCCGAGCGACGCCGCCGAGAACGCGGTCCAGGCGAACATCGTCTCCGTCGGCTACTCCGGCGAGACGAACGTCCCCGGTGGCCCGCAGGGCACCGTCACCGGCCCCGGCGGCAAGTGCGTCGACGTCGCCGCCGACGACACCGGCACCGACGGGGCGGCCGTACAACTGTGGGACTGCCAGTCGTACGCCGAGGACCAGCACTGGACCCACCGCGCCGACGGCAGCCTCGCCACCATCGGCCGGTGTCTGGACATCGACGGCAACGGGACGGCGAACGGTACGCAGGTGGAGTTGTGGGACTGCAACGGTGTGGGTGGGCAGAGGTGGGTGCAGCAGGGTGATGGTTCGTTGCTGAATCCGCAGTCGGGTCGCTGTCTGGACTCGCCCAGTGGTGCCACGGGCAACGGGACGCGGTTGCAGATCTGGGACTGCAACGGCTCACCGGCCCAGAAGTTCCGGCTGGGCTGA